In Aureibaculum algae, the following are encoded in one genomic region:
- a CDS encoding transglutaminase domain-containing protein: MKKLIITALAMLLSLPIIAQDIKFGKATKEELTEKLYPLDSSANAAILFKKRRSHIEYSQGEGFYLVTDVHERIKIYNKDGYDWATKSISLYQGGDDEKISIKANTFNLTNGKIEKTKLSKKDIFVENVNKYWKRTKFTMPNLTEGCIVEWDYTITSPYYSRIDDMELQSFIPIKYIESKVETPEYFVFKNVMKGYHPVDLVRDSKRSSITFNNKERNDNGAASYSQNKIDYQTNIIKCTLKNVPALKEEPYVNNINNYITALKFELTSTQFPNSQVEFYNTTWEDVTKTIYESSNFGGQLDKKSHFKDDLTALINLTAPENEKITKIFEFVKSKIKWNDFTSKYTNDGVRKAYKDGVGNVAEINLTLVAMLREANLKANPVLISTRDHGIPFFPTKEGFNYVIAGVETTSGIVLLDATEKYSTPNVLPLRDLNWNGRIVRENGTSSEVSLFPNDVAKEMVFIMAQIDDEGILSGTERSSYNKLLALNVRASQNNKNENDLIAKLEKDNDNIEIDEFKANNKVDIYKPISYQFDFESDSQVEIVGDKIYFSPLLFHTEKENPFKLDDRKFPIDFGTPFQEKYNVTLTLPAEYKIESLPETIAYATPEGSGSYSFMCKVTGNILQVSSILNMKTSIIASQNYGAIKEFYKQMISKQLEKVVLSKI, from the coding sequence ATGAAAAAATTAATTATTACCGCACTAGCAATGCTATTAAGTTTACCTATAATAGCACAAGACATAAAATTCGGAAAAGCAACTAAAGAAGAGTTAACTGAAAAACTTTACCCTCTAGATTCTTCTGCAAATGCCGCAATATTGTTTAAAAAAAGAAGGTCACATATTGAGTATTCTCAAGGAGAGGGTTTTTACTTAGTTACAGACGTTCATGAACGTATTAAAATATACAATAAGGATGGATATGATTGGGCTACTAAAAGCATTTCTCTATACCAAGGAGGTGATGATGAAAAAATTTCTATTAAAGCCAACACCTTTAACTTGACAAATGGAAAAATTGAAAAAACGAAGCTTAGTAAAAAAGATATTTTTGTTGAAAATGTAAATAAATATTGGAAGCGAACTAAATTCACAATGCCAAATTTAACAGAAGGTTGCATTGTAGAATGGGACTACACAATTACTTCTCCTTATTATTCACGTATAGACGATATGGAACTACAGTCTTTTATTCCTATTAAATATATAGAATCAAAAGTAGAAACACCTGAGTATTTTGTCTTTAAAAATGTAATGAAAGGTTATCACCCTGTTGATTTAGTGCGTGATTCTAAACGATCTTCTATTACATTTAACAACAAAGAACGGAATGATAACGGAGCGGCATCATACAGCCAAAACAAAATTGACTACCAAACAAATATAATTAAATGTACTCTAAAAAATGTACCAGCACTAAAAGAAGAACCTTATGTAAATAACATTAATAATTATATTACAGCTTTAAAGTTTGAATTAACGAGTACTCAATTTCCCAATTCACAGGTGGAATTTTACAACACCACTTGGGAAGATGTTACTAAAACAATTTATGAAAGCAGTAATTTTGGTGGACAGCTCGATAAAAAATCACATTTCAAAGACGATTTAACAGCATTAATTAATCTAACTGCTCCCGAAAATGAAAAAATTACTAAGATTTTTGAATTTGTAAAATCAAAAATTAAATGGAATGATTTCACTTCGAAATACACCAATGATGGGGTAAGAAAAGCGTATAAAGATGGTGTGGGTAATGTTGCAGAAATTAATTTAACTTTAGTAGCCATGTTGCGAGAAGCTAATTTAAAAGCGAACCCTGTATTAATAAGTACTCGTGATCATGGCATCCCTTTTTTTCCAACTAAAGAAGGATTTAATTATGTAATTGCAGGAGTTGAAACGACCTCCGGTATTGTTCTATTAGATGCTACTGAAAAATACAGCACACCTAACGTTTTACCACTTAGAGATTTAAATTGGAATGGTCGTATTGTTAGAGAAAATGGAACCTCAAGCGAGGTTAGTCTATTTCCAAATGATGTAGCAAAAGAGATGGTTTTTATAATGGCCCAAATAGATGATGAAGGCATTTTATCGGGTACTGAGAGATCTAGTTACAATAAGTTATTAGCCTTAAATGTTAGAGCTAGTCAGAATAACAAAAATGAAAATGATTTAATAGCAAAGCTTGAAAAAGATAATGATAATATTGAAATTGATGAATTTAAAGCCAACAATAAAGTTGATATTTACAAGCCAATCTCTTATCAATTTGATTTTGAAAGCGATAGCCAAGTTGAAATTGTTGGTGACAAAATATATTTTTCACCACTGCTATTTCATACAGAAAAAGAAAATCCGTTTAAATTAGATGACAGGAAATTCCCTATTGATTTTGGCACCCCTTTTCAAGAAAAATATAATGTAACACTAACATTACCCGCAGAATACAAAATAGAATCATTACCTGAAACCATAGCCTACGCTACACCTGAAGGTTCAGGGTCATATTCATTTATGTGTAAAGTAACCGGTAATATACTTCAAGTATCATCTATTTTAAATATGAAAACTTCAATTATAGCATCTCAAAATTATGGAGCTATAAAAGAGTTTTACAAACAAATGATTAGTAAACAATTAGAGAAGGTGGTACTTTCAAAAATTTAA
- the feoB gene encoding ferrous iron transport protein B, giving the protein MRHSEVINVALVGNPNTGKSLLFNQLTGLNQKVSNYPGVTVEKKTGTSKLQGEVFAKITDLPGTYSINPSSLDENIVLQTFIGIDKSNYPDVVVVVADVENLKRNLFLFSQIKDLEIPAILVINMSDRMEKRGISIDIELLKKELKSEVVLISARKRLGIGKVKRAIVNYKEANTLKIAEIADRIDAQFFKELKEKFADTSLYKAWLLITQSQNLTSIPPKFKDRIESFKADKVKLNKMQNKETILRYQYINHILKKTYTTDAEKATGMRHKIDKVLTHKIFGYLIFALILLLIFQSIFDWATVPMDLIDSTFANLSEWTKNQLPEGVFSNLLVEGIIPGIGGIVIFIPQIAILFLFIAILEETGYMSRVVFLMDKIMRRFGMSGKSVVPLVSGTACAIPAIMAARNIEGWKERLVTILVTPFTTCSARLPVYAILIALIIPQQRILGIFSLQGLALMSLYLLGFASAIVSGWLLNKTLKVKGKSFFIIEMPAYKIPSLKNIVFTVLEKTKAFVFGAGKIILAISIILWFLASNGPASFDNAEEIVKNRVENKQLNQDELEKHIATYKLENSYIGIAGKAIEPAIKPLGYDWKIGIALITSFAAREVFVSTLATIYSVEDNENTNTIKERMGAEINQDTGKKRFNFPVGMSLLVFYAFAMQCVSTLAIVKRETNSWKWPLLQLFGMTALAYLASFITFTVLS; this is encoded by the coding sequence ATGCGACATTCTGAAGTCATAAATGTAGCATTAGTAGGTAATCCTAATACTGGTAAATCACTTTTGTTTAACCAGTTAACAGGTTTAAATCAAAAGGTAAGCAATTATCCCGGTGTAACTGTAGAGAAAAAAACAGGAACATCCAAGCTGCAAGGAGAAGTCTTTGCTAAAATTACTGACCTGCCAGGTACCTATAGTATTAACCCTTCAAGTTTAGATGAGAATATTGTTTTACAGACATTTATAGGTATTGATAAAAGTAATTATCCTGATGTCGTTGTCGTTGTTGCTGATGTAGAAAACTTGAAACGGAATTTATTTTTATTTAGCCAAATTAAAGATTTAGAAATACCTGCCATTTTAGTTATCAACATGTCCGATCGAATGGAAAAAAGAGGAATTTCCATAGATATTGAATTGCTTAAAAAGGAATTGAAATCAGAAGTAGTACTAATCAGTGCTCGTAAAAGATTGGGGATCGGTAAAGTGAAACGTGCAATAGTTAACTATAAAGAGGCGAATACATTAAAAATTGCAGAAATAGCTGATAGAATTGATGCACAGTTTTTTAAAGAACTAAAAGAAAAATTTGCTGATACTTCATTATACAAAGCTTGGCTTTTAATAACTCAAAGCCAAAATCTTACTTCAATACCTCCGAAATTTAAAGACCGTATTGAGAGTTTTAAAGCTGACAAGGTAAAGCTCAATAAAATGCAGAATAAGGAAACGATTCTGCGGTACCAGTACATTAATCATATACTTAAAAAAACGTATACAACTGATGCTGAAAAAGCAACGGGTATGCGTCATAAAATTGATAAAGTACTTACCCATAAAATTTTTGGTTATTTAATTTTTGCTCTTATATTATTATTGATCTTTCAATCAATTTTTGATTGGGCTACTGTTCCGATGGATTTAATAGACTCCACTTTTGCCAATTTAAGTGAATGGACGAAAAATCAATTACCAGAAGGTGTATTTAGCAATTTATTAGTTGAAGGTATTATCCCCGGTATTGGTGGTATCGTTATTTTTATTCCCCAGATTGCCATACTATTTTTATTCATTGCAATTCTTGAAGAAACTGGCTATATGAGTAGGGTTGTTTTTTTAATGGATAAGATTATGCGTCGATTTGGTATGAGTGGTAAAAGTGTTGTACCATTAGTTTCTGGTACCGCATGTGCCATTCCGGCAATAATGGCTGCACGAAACATTGAAGGTTGGAAAGAACGTCTGGTAACTATTTTGGTGACACCATTTACAACATGCTCTGCTCGCCTACCTGTATATGCTATTTTAATAGCCTTAATTATACCACAGCAAAGAATTTTAGGTATTTTTAGCCTGCAAGGTTTGGCATTAATGTCATTGTATCTATTGGGTTTTGCATCTGCTATTGTATCAGGATGGTTATTAAATAAAACGTTAAAAGTAAAAGGTAAAAGTTTCTTTATAATTGAAATGCCTGCCTATAAAATACCTTCATTAAAAAATATAGTATTTACCGTTTTAGAAAAAACTAAAGCATTTGTGTTTGGTGCTGGTAAAATCATTTTAGCAATTTCTATTATATTATGGTTCTTAGCTTCTAATGGTCCGGCTTCTTTTGACAATGCAGAAGAAATTGTTAAGAATAGAGTGGAAAATAAGCAATTAAATCAAGATGAATTAGAAAAGCATATAGCCACCTATAAATTGGAGAATTCATATATAGGTATTGCAGGTAAGGCCATTGAACCCGCAATAAAACCTTTAGGTTACGATTGGAAAATTGGAATTGCCTTAATAACCTCATTTGCTGCCAGAGAGGTTTTTGTAAGTACTTTGGCAACTATTTATAGTGTAGAAGATAATGAGAATACGAACACGATTAAGGAACGCATGGGGGCAGAAATAAACCAGGATACAGGAAAAAAACGATTCAATTTCCCTGTAGGAATGTCGTTATTGGTTTTTTATGCTTTTGCAATGCAATGTGTAAGTACCTTGGCTATTGTAAAAAGAGAAACAAATAGCTGGAAATGGCCATTGCTACAGCTTTTTGGCATGACGGCCTTGGCTTATTTGGCTTCTTTTATTACCTTTACTGTATTAAGTTAA
- a CDS encoding FeoA family protein, whose protein sequence is MNTTLADLIVGEIGIIDDIPFDSVPLKLLEMGCLPGKEVELMQIAPLKDPLYIKVNGSHLAIRKETASLIKVTKIKNLCDILKS, encoded by the coding sequence TTGAATACTACCTTAGCAGATCTTATCGTGGGAGAAATTGGAATTATTGATGATATTCCATTTGATAGCGTGCCCTTAAAACTATTAGAAATGGGATGTTTACCTGGTAAAGAGGTGGAGTTAATGCAAATAGCACCCCTTAAGGATCCCTTATATATTAAAGTAAACGGAAGTCATTTGGCGATTAGAAAAGAAACAGCTTCGCTTATAAAAGTTACCAAAATCAAAAATTTATGCGACATTCTGAAGTCATAA
- a CDS encoding SCO family protein — MDLSFFKKSLPSVVRIGVLFIVLVIIGYFLMVPKKRLPVYNPADVNPRLVDDSVKHIKYNHKISNFHLTNQNGETITEQDYKDKIYVADFFFTRCQSICPIMTTNMVDLQTYFKNDSTVKFLSHSVTPVIDSIPILRAYADKKGVIDDKWNLVTGDKKQIYNLARKSYFAVLDEGDGGEQDFIHTEQFILIDKKKQIRGFYDGTNKEDIQQIIKDIQLLKENN, encoded by the coding sequence ATGGATTTATCATTCTTTAAAAAATCACTTCCATCCGTTGTCAGAATTGGCGTTTTATTTATTGTACTTGTCATTATTGGGTACTTTTTAATGGTTCCCAAAAAGAGATTACCAGTTTATAATCCTGCCGATGTAAATCCACGATTAGTTGACGATTCGGTAAAGCATATTAAATACAATCATAAAATATCTAATTTCCATTTAACAAATCAAAATGGAGAAACAATTACAGAACAAGATTATAAGGATAAAATTTATGTAGCTGACTTCTTTTTTACGAGATGCCAAAGTATATGTCCGATAATGACAACAAATATGGTAGATCTTCAAACTTATTTTAAAAATGACAGTACGGTGAAATTTTTGTCACATTCTGTTACACCTGTAATTGATAGTATACCCATTTTAAGAGCTTATGCAGATAAAAAGGGAGTGATAGATGATAAGTGGAACCTGGTTACCGGAGACAAAAAGCAAATTTATAATTTGGCAAGAAAGTCATATTTTGCTGTGCTAGATGAAGGTGATGGAGGTGAACAAGATTTTATTCATACAGAGCAATTTATCTTGATTGATAAGAAAAAACAAATTAGGGGTTTCTATGACGGTACGAACAAAGAAGATATTCAACAAATCATAAAAGATATTCAATTATTAAAGGAAAATAATTGA
- a CDS encoding T9SS type A sorting domain-containing protein: MKKKLPLILLIFSCFLFSQENLNIHDAYLQELISIPEDDAAINIETNDPNWRKTTIEKITSESYREPSFLKTAMVLHMLNYKLGDENYINGIDAYLLEINDNKSSASIKDFQHSLEGQTGEDLSDFFNDWTVGKGYPSYEISWFQNGKTNEITIVASQIQSDPSVTFFEMPIPIKVSNDNGDSQIIRLKLSENKQSFTGKLPFKINTVEVDPEHHIISKNNTVKNGVDQEILSTNISIYPNPAKNSLNIQNASDAIVEKVSIYNMLGKLVLEESNPLLAINLKPLSFGIHLVKIETNQGVLHKTILKEE, translated from the coding sequence ATGAAGAAAAAATTACCCCTAATTCTATTAATTTTTTCATGTTTTTTATTCAGCCAAGAAAACTTGAATATACATGATGCGTATTTACAGGAATTGATTTCAATCCCTGAAGATGATGCTGCAATAAATATAGAAACCAACGATCCTAATTGGCGAAAAACAACTATTGAAAAAATTACATCAGAAAGTTATCGAGAACCAAGTTTTTTAAAAACAGCCATGGTTTTACATATGCTTAACTATAAGCTAGGTGATGAAAATTATATTAATGGTATTGACGCGTATTTATTAGAAATTAATGATAATAAATCATCAGCTTCAATAAAAGATTTTCAACACTCTTTAGAAGGGCAAACAGGAGAAGATTTATCAGACTTCTTTAATGACTGGACTGTTGGTAAGGGCTATCCTTCTTACGAAATTAGTTGGTTCCAAAATGGAAAAACAAATGAAATAACAATCGTTGCTTCTCAAATACAATCTGACCCATCTGTGACATTTTTTGAAATGCCAATTCCAATCAAAGTCAGCAATGATAATGGAGATTCTCAAATCATAAGACTTAAGCTTTCCGAAAACAAACAAAGTTTTACAGGTAAATTACCTTTTAAAATTAATACCGTTGAAGTTGATCCGGAACATCATATAATTAGTAAAAACAATACTGTGAAAAACGGTGTAGATCAAGAAATTCTGAGCACTAACATTTCAATATACCCAAACCCTGCTAAGAATTCATTAAACATTCAGAATGCTAGTGATGCTATTGTAGAAAAAGTATCTATCTACAATATGTTAGGTAAATTGGTATTAGAAGAAAGCAATCCTTTATTGGCAATTAATTTAAAGCCACTTTCATTTGGAATACATTTAGTAAAAATTGAAACCAATCAAGGTGTTTTGCATAAGACCATTTTAAAAGAGGAATAA
- the rseP gene encoding RIP metalloprotease RseP: protein MEIFIKVSQFILSLSILIVLHELGHYIPAKIFKTRVEKFYLFFDYKFSLFKKKIGETVYGIGWIPLGGYVKISGMIDESMDTEQMQEEPKPWEFRSKPAWQRLIIMLGGVTVNFLLGIFIYILMMNIWGEQYLPNENLTDGVWVQNELGEELGLQTGDKILTIDGEKIQKFRDLFLEFINGNAYTIERNGEVIEKDIPVDFISKLVDGEKEDANFLSPRIPFFIGKVIDTLQNANSGLQPKDIVVAINKRPIKYFDEVDAEFSKHKNEKVTLTVKRDNSTEDIDVTLDNDGKIGVQLAMMPQSDMEKLGYYKFETKTYTFIEAIPAGMNKAWTTFSSYLKQLKKIFNPSTGAYKGLGGFISIGSIFPSTWDWQTFLSITAFLSIMLGVMNLLPIPALDGGHVVFTLYEMISGRKPSDKFLEYAQIAGFIFLIALLLFANGNDIYRHLFK, encoded by the coding sequence ATGGAGATTTTTATTAAGGTATCACAATTTATTCTTAGTTTATCTATTTTAATAGTACTACACGAACTAGGGCACTATATACCAGCAAAAATATTTAAAACACGCGTCGAAAAATTCTATTTATTTTTTGATTATAAGTTCTCACTTTTTAAAAAGAAAATTGGTGAAACTGTCTATGGTATAGGATGGATACCTCTTGGTGGATATGTAAAAATATCTGGTATGATTGATGAAAGCATGGATACCGAACAAATGCAGGAAGAACCCAAACCATGGGAGTTTAGATCAAAACCAGCATGGCAACGTTTAATTATTATGTTGGGTGGTGTTACGGTAAATTTTCTTTTAGGAATCTTTATATACATTCTAATGATGAACATTTGGGGTGAGCAATATTTACCTAATGAGAATTTAACAGATGGTGTATGGGTTCAAAATGAGTTGGGTGAAGAACTTGGCTTACAAACTGGAGATAAAATACTAACCATTGATGGCGAAAAAATTCAAAAATTCCGCGATCTTTTTCTAGAATTTATAAACGGCAATGCGTATACGATAGAAAGAAATGGTGAAGTAATTGAGAAAGATATTCCGGTTGATTTCATCTCCAAATTGGTTGATGGAGAAAAAGAAGATGCCAATTTTTTATCACCAAGAATACCTTTTTTTATAGGTAAAGTAATTGACACCTTGCAAAATGCAAATAGTGGCTTACAACCAAAAGATATTGTTGTAGCCATTAATAAAAGACCTATCAAATACTTTGATGAGGTTGATGCTGAATTCAGTAAACATAAAAATGAAAAAGTTACGCTCACCGTTAAACGAGACAACAGTACAGAAGATATTGATGTAACATTAGATAATGATGGTAAAATTGGTGTACAACTTGCGATGATGCCTCAAAGTGATATGGAAAAATTAGGGTATTATAAATTTGAAACCAAAACTTACACGTTTATCGAAGCTATACCCGCTGGAATGAATAAGGCCTGGACAACGTTTTCGAGCTATTTAAAACAACTTAAAAAAATCTTTAACCCAAGTACTGGTGCTTACAAAGGCTTAGGCGGATTTATCTCTATTGGGAGTATTTTTCCATCAACTTGGGATTGGCAAACATTTTTAAGTATTACAGCCTTCTTATCTATAATGTTAGGGGTAATGAATTTATTACCAATACCTGCTTTAGATGGAGGTCATGTAGTCTTTACATTATATGAAATGATTTCAGGAAGAAAGCCAAGTGATAAATTTTTAGAGTATGCTCAAATAGCTGGTTTTATCTTTCTAATTGCGTTACTATTATTTGCAAATGGTAATGATATTTATAGGCATTTATTTAAGTAG
- a CDS encoding F0F1 ATP synthase subunit epsilon yields MKLEIVSPEAVIFNANVDSVSVPGINGEFQMLENHAPIVSLLIEGVVKVHTHTQDHEEFSDLSGRLTKHPDDDKILIFPIKSGTIELKDNNVIILAD; encoded by the coding sequence ATGAAATTAGAAATAGTAAGTCCAGAAGCAGTTATATTTAATGCGAATGTTGATTCGGTATCTGTACCTGGAATTAATGGTGAATTTCAAATGCTTGAGAATCACGCACCAATCGTTTCTTTATTAATTGAAGGCGTTGTAAAAGTACATACACATACGCAAGATCATGAAGAGTTTAGCGATTTATCAGGAAGATTAACAAAGCATCCTGATGATGATAAAATTTTAATATTTCCTATAAAATCAGGAACTATTGAATTGAAAGATAACAACGTAATTATTTTAGCTGATTAA
- the atpD gene encoding F0F1 ATP synthase subunit beta: MAKVTGKVAQIIGPVIDVEFLTESDLPRIHDSLEIHRKDGSILVLEVEQHVGQDTVRCIAMDSTDGLSRGYEVIATGNPIQMPIGDDIYGRLFNVTGNAIDGLGDLPKEGKNGLSIHRKAPKFDELSTSTEVLFTGIKVIDLIEPYAKGGKIGLFGGAGVGKTVLLMELINNIAKGHGGLSVFAGVGERTREGNDLLREMLESGIIKYGDDFMHSMEEGGWDLSKVDKKGMRESKATFVFGQMNEPPGARARVALSGLTIAEYFRDGAGDGQGKDVLFFVDNIFRFTQAGSEVSALLGRMPSAVGYQPTLATEMGAMQERITSTKTGSITSVQAVYVPADDLTDPAPATTFAHLDATTVLSRKISELGIYPAVDPLDSTSRILNVETLGQEHYDCAQNVKELLQRYKELQDIIAILGMEELSEEDKLVVHRARRTQRFLSQPFHVAEQFTGIPGVLVDIKDTIKGFNMIMDGELDRFPESAFNLKGSIQEAIEAGEKMLAEEA, encoded by the coding sequence ATGGCTAAAGTTACAGGTAAAGTTGCTCAAATTATTGGTCCAGTAATAGATGTTGAATTTTTGACTGAATCTGACCTTCCTAGAATTCATGATTCTCTAGAGATTCACAGAAAAGACGGTTCAATACTAGTACTAGAAGTTGAACAACATGTTGGACAAGATACTGTTCGTTGTATTGCAATGGACTCTACTGATGGTTTAAGTAGAGGTTATGAAGTTATTGCAACGGGTAATCCTATTCAAATGCCTATTGGTGATGATATTTATGGACGATTGTTTAATGTAACTGGAAATGCTATTGATGGATTAGGTGATTTACCTAAAGAAGGGAAAAATGGTTTATCTATTCACCGTAAAGCACCAAAATTTGATGAATTATCAACTTCAACAGAAGTTTTATTTACAGGTATCAAAGTAATTGATTTAATTGAACCTTATGCAAAAGGGGGTAAGATTGGTTTATTCGGTGGAGCAGGAGTTGGTAAAACAGTATTGTTAATGGAGTTAATTAATAATATTGCCAAAGGACATGGTGGGCTTTCAGTTTTTGCCGGAGTAGGTGAAAGAACTAGAGAAGGAAATGATTTACTACGTGAGATGTTAGAGTCTGGTATTATTAAATATGGTGATGACTTTATGCATTCTATGGAAGAAGGTGGATGGGATTTATCTAAAGTTGATAAAAAGGGAATGAGAGAATCAAAAGCGACTTTCGTTTTTGGACAAATGAACGAACCACCTGGAGCACGTGCACGTGTTGCCTTATCAGGTTTAACCATTGCTGAATATTTCCGTGATGGAGCAGGAGATGGTCAAGGTAAAGATGTACTTTTCTTTGTAGATAATATTTTCCGTTTTACACAAGCGGGTTCTGAGGTTTCGGCTTTATTAGGTCGTATGCCTTCAGCGGTGGGTTATCAACCAACCTTAGCAACTGAAATGGGAGCTATGCAAGAGCGTATTACTTCAACAAAAACAGGTTCTATTACTTCTGTACAAGCAGTATATGTACCTGCAGATGATTTAACAGATCCAGCACCAGCAACAACTTTTGCTCACTTAGATGCAACTACAGTACTTTCTCGTAAAATTTCTGAATTAGGTATTTATCCTGCGGTTGATCCGTTAGATTCTACATCAAGAATTTTAAATGTTGAGACGTTAGGTCAAGAACATTATGACTGTGCACAAAATGTAAAAGAATTATTACAACGTTATAAAGAATTACAAGATATCATCGCTATTTTAGGGATGGAAGAATTAAGTGAAGAAGATAAATTAGTTGTACACAGAGCACGTAGAACACAACGATTCTTATCTCAACCTTTCCACGTAGCAGAACAATTTACTGGTATTCCAGGTGTTTTGGTTGATATAAAAGATACTATTAAAGGTTTTAATATGATTATGGATGGTGAATTAGATCGTTTTCCAGAATCTGCTTTTAACTTAAAAGGTTCTATACAAGAAGCTATTGAAGCTGGTGAGAAAATGTTGGCAGAAGAAGCGTAG